One Nicotiana tomentosiformis chromosome 1, ASM39032v3, whole genome shotgun sequence genomic window, GAGAGATCGCTCTCGTCACTTGTGGTCAGCACTCCAAGAGTATCTACACAAACTGGAATGACAGGAAGAAGATCAAAATCGGTGGCAAGAAAAACATTACGGGGTTCTGCCTTTTCAATTGAGAAACCTGTCAAGAAAGAAGAAGGTTCTGGAGAAGATCAGCTGGATAGCTCTAGCTCACCTGAGACTTTGAACAAGTTCACTCAGAACATAAGGCTGGTAAGTCATGTTCTTCAGATGTTAGGTGCTATGCCTCAATTTGGACTTCGTTGAGGTCTTGTCGTTGGTCAATGTTATGCAAAGACCTGCAGTATTATTGTTACAGTCAATCATGTCAATTTTTTGTAGAATTCTTCCAGTGGTGAGCCTTCTGACCACCCTACACCTGATAAGGAAATTGCGAACGGCAATAAACAGTGGGAAGGCAAACTTGATTTGTGGAAACCTTTAAATTGTTTGGTAGAAGCAGCAAACAGGAGCAAATCTTCGAGGTTTACCTCACAGGGTTCTACCGCTAAGTCAGAAGGTCTGCATTCTCATGACCGTGAGGGTCATGTCCGTAAAACTAAAGTCAAAGAACATGGGCACAAATTGAAGATCAAGGATGATAATAATGGTGATCCTGGTCCTCAAGAATTTGATAAACCTAAGAAATCATGTAGAATTCGCCAAAAGAAGGCATCAGCTTTTGGAGAGTTTAATATTTCACCGCAAACTGTACTGGATGCAACCAGTGCCAAATGTGAAAGGAGAATCTATCCAATATGGTTCTCATTAGTGGCCTTTGAAGACCAGTGAGAATCTGCTTTTATCTTATAGAATTTTTCTGCTTTACTTTTTCTAAGACAAGAGCGAATATCCAATGTTTTTAATTCTCCAAATTATTTGTGTCAGGGAGGGAGATGCACCCTTGCCACAGATTTCTGCAAGTTACTTGAGAATAAAGTAAGTGCATTTTATTCCTTGAAACATCTTATTATGCACTTAGAATTCACAATGGTTGTACCAAGAACATTTTAGCTGCATGAATTTTGGTTCTTACAAATTTGATAAGCTTTTCCAACCCTTCCTGAGGTACGAAGGTGACATCATTTCTTTCCAGCACTGCACAATTCTGCAACTTGTCTACTGCGGTGGCTATGGAGAAGTCATAGTTACGTTGCATAAAGATACATGATAGAAGCTAATTATGCTAACTACTTAATGTTGCGTCAGGAGCACTGAAACTGACCTTTATTGTAGAATAAACTCTCACTTATATAATAAGAGAACATGCTCTAAATCTGAGTACATTCAATGTGCTGTGTTAACAAGCTGGGCAGTTGATTTAAATTacctttatttttagcatttaatcaCATCTGATCAGTATATTCTCGCATCATTTAGGGAGCAATTGTTTATAGACCAGCAATGGTCGAAAGTAATAATCTAAATTGAAGGTGCTGATTTGACTTTGAAATTGTACCAACTCTCTATTCTAACATAAAATGTTAGTATAACGGGTTCCTATAATCAGATAGATCGCTATCCATTTCTCCCTGAATTAGCTTGAGGAATTTACTTAAAAGTAGTCCAAAAAAGTAAAAACGTTATCTTAGATGTAGATTCCTCTACATCCTGAATACTGTATGCACCTGTCAATCACCGTGCAATTCATGCAAGTGTGGTATTCATGCGGTTTCTGTAAGACTCGTAAGCCACTTTATTCCCTCTTATTGACCCAATAGTACCTCAAACTGAAATGcctactctaaagagaccttatatgAATTTGAGGTTGTTTCTACCATCTCTCAAACACTGCCTCGCAGAATCGATAATTATACAGAAATGCTCCTAGTCTCTTTCATAATCCAACGTTAATCTCAAGTTCTCAGCCACCGAACAAATCCAAAAATCCTTAGTTACCACATCTtaaatcttgaacccactagatGTCAAGTGCAACGATGGTGGTCATGGTTTGTAAAGTCCCGTAAGGTGGTGGTTGGTAATCGCGATTGTTTTTTTCTACCTTTTAAATATTTtccttgtttttattatttattgtatttttttttatttttttcataattattttcttttaaaataatattatttcatGTATATAAATATCATTTACAATGCTTAAAACTCATTGTGATTTTATTAGATCTACCGTCGATATATTAAAAGAAATAACGTGCAAATTTTGCCAAAAAGAGGGATGCAatccggtgcgttagtgctggtatgatcgcgTCCGACATTCCTTGTGCTCTAAATTCACTtaatacctttcctccttccATTTTAGGTGCGGAAGTGTAAAACCTCAAAACGacataactttacgctcatttATCCGTTTCACGCGATTCCTTTCTTGATTTTAAGTATTTTTTCGAGGGCAAAGGCATTGACTATGACAACAAGCCGCACTCGACGATAACATCACAATTAGAGGGCCCGTTAGGCCCAGCGGCATGCCGAGAACAAAGCATTAGCCAATCGCACTAGGCTGCATTGAACGACAACATCGCTACTAGAGGTTTTACGGGTGTCGCCTTCGAGGTTAGGGCATAGTAACATGTCAAGTGCATCGATGGTGGTCATGGTTTGTAAAGTCCCGTAATGTGGTGGTTGGTAATCGCGATTGTTTTTTTCTACCTTTTAAATATTTTCCTTGCTTTTATTATTtattgtatattttttttattttttcataattattttcttttaaaataatattatttcatGTATATAAATATCATTTACAATGCTTAAAACTCATTGTGAACTTATTAGATCTAGCGTCGATATATTAAAAGAAATAACGTATAAATTTTGCCAAAATGGTGCTATGTTTACACTTTCCAACTACTGAAAAACGAAAGGTACTCTACACTCTCCAACCATAAATAAACCATGGTTAATCTATCACCTCATTTCTACACCCACTTTTCGTAAAAGAACCATAAGTTTTTATAAATGTGAAATCTGCTGTTCTTAGCTTAAAAAATCAGTGGATAATGGCCCGCCCCTCTAtacttctccacttaaataccaaacTTGGTTAATAAGAGGATTCAAACTCTTGACATGCGTCTACACTGCTGAACTATATTTTCCACTGAACAAAAGCCCTAGGGGCATAAAGAACCATATTTGTACTCTTAGTAGATGAACCAAGTCAATATGTATGTACAAGATGCCTCTCGATGTTCAATTTTAAATGGAGAGATTTAATGGTGATTTCCAGAAACAATGAGGAAACTGGTCTTCTTTGTCATGTTATTtcaaaaactaaaaagtaaaaccaatataaaaaaataaaaagtaaaaacaaTAGCTGCCACAGCTTTCACATCTCTTTTCTGCTTGTGCTTCTGGTCAATGTTTTTCTATGTTGTTGATGATGCCTTTTGGTTTGGTTTTTTATGTCGTTGATTCtttttttctagtttttcttTTTCGTTTAACTTCCTTTTGTTTTTACAAGGTGTTGTTATCTTTCTAGAACTGTTTGATGTCCTTTTTGGGTAGATTTacttagtttaaaaaaaaaaaattatatttcttcTTTTTGATGACCGGGTATCGCAAATCCAGTCTAAGGAAAGTGCTGGCGAGCCAGTTCTGTAGGTTCTCTTTAGCTCCGCGTATCAATCTATGTTTGTTTGTTGGAGCTTTCCTGCACACTTCTTTTCCATTATTCAACAGTCGCTACAATCAGATATGGGTGTACAACTAGCCCTGCTTTTGAAATTGGACAGAACCAGCTGGTTAAAAGCAGTTGGGTATGCTATCTGGGACCATATACTTATCCTAGGAAACCCGTGTGGGCAGAGAGCATCTGGAAATGACATGCAGTAACATGACCCTTGCACTTAGATGACTGAATACAATCATGAGTGCAAAGAATTTCTTACTACAAACCTACCTATGTTTTTCTATAACAAATGGGTGCTAACTACACCTTTGTGAAGGAGACCAACTGGCTTCAATGAGGGATTTACCTATGGAGCAACCCAAAAGGTGACCCGGGGCATTATTTTAAGAAAATTACTTAGTGGATTCTCACCAAGTCTTTTGCATTTGGTCTTGGAATAGTCTTAGATGCTCTAAACAATTGGAGTAAGCCAGTGATTGGTCTTTTATCAATTTTAGTCAACTGGATGGGTGAGTCCGACACCTACCTTCCAAGACGGTTATGATGTGAACCCCAGTTATAATTTGGATTTCTTTCTGTGGAGGAAGCCAGTTCTGGAGCATAGCTAATAGATGCTGAAGATAAGAGTTAAGGTACTGGATGGGTTACTAGGACAAAACTGCTGGAGGATTAATTCTCCCCTTTCAGGATAGGATTTTCTTTTACAGGCCAGTATTTCTTAGGGATTGCAACTACTTATGAGAGACCTGTCTTGCAAAGTTGCTGTAAACTACAAGCTAGCTACTTGCTTCATGATGATAACACTGCGCCACCTTGGGTAGTATAATAAAATGGATGTTCATGCCTAGTTAAGTGCCTTTATGTTCCTTGTCTTCTCTTGATTTTAAGATAGCTCCTTACGTATTGCCTCTCTCTCTAGCATATAGTTGCTAACTCAGTCTCTTGCTGGATCTTATGTGGTGTTCACAGTTATTTGACCAATCAGGTGAATGATGAAAATAGTGGCTTATAATAGTCCTTCTTGTACCACTTTCTTCTGGTATTAGAAGTGCCATTGGTAAACCAATCTGATTCCCCTCCGAGCTGTTGGATGGCTTCTGTAGAGAGCAATATTCTTGCATAGCTCCTTTTGATATGTATTCTCCTTTTATAGGGATATATCCCCCTTTTGTGACATTAATATCTTAGGTGTAATTATTCTAATTTTTTAAGAAGTACAACAATAGTGTACTATAGACTATAGAGTGTCTATTTGTTAAACTCATTTATTTCTACTTTTTTCTTAGAAGGCTAGAAGTAGCAACAGTTGTGATCTAGCATTACTGCATTCATAATTTCTTGTTTTCCATCTTCTTGCCTATTTCCCAGCTACACTACCACAGTTGCTTTTTAGTCTACGCCCCTCAAGCCTAAGAATTCTCTGGTTTCTTCCACGTCAGTGCTGCAACTGATTTACTTTTGCAGCATGTTTCTGCTGCCCAAAAGTTCCTCCAATATTCAGAGTGATGTTTGCCTACGCACCTGCCATATATTGGTTTAGATTTTTGTATTTCTTATTTTCATTTGTTTCCACCCCTTGGATATTCTTATCACCAATTTTGAATTGTGTACCCTCGTGTAGGTGAGGCTTGAATTTAGAAACTTTGCCTGCTCATCATAAGTGTGTGACCACTTCATTTTAAAGTTTAAGCTTTTAGAGAAGGACATATTATTTGTTTATATTAGGTCAGCAACACTCAGGTTGACCTCTCAAAGCTAATCGTTTGCTTTGGTATAAAAGGTCCTACTTTACTGTTGATGAACGAGGTTAGATTTGTTATACTGACTAGTAGGACCAATCCTCCTACATTTGTTGGCTGTCTTCTAGGGGGTAGTATTCAACAAGCAACAAGTGTCGTCAAAGG contains:
- the LOC104091651 gene encoding E3 ubiquitin protein ligase DRIP2-like isoform X1, whose translation is MSNQAVKVRRDRIGACMTCPLCHKLFRDATTISECLHTFCRKCIYKKLSDEETEHCPICNIDLGCVPLEKLRPDHNLQDVRAKVFPYKRRKVNAPEIMPSVALPVRRKERSLSSLVVSTPRVSTQTGMTGRRSKSVARKTLRGSAFSIEKPVKKEEGSGEDQLDSSSSPETLNKFTQNIRLNSSSGEPSDHPTPDKEIANGNKQWEGKLDLWKPLNCLVEAANRSKSSRFTSQGSTAKSEGLHSHDREGHVRKTKVKEHGHKLKIKDDNNGDPGPQEFDKPKKSCRIRQKKASAFGEFNISPQTVLDATSAKCERRIYPIWFSLVAFEDQEGDAPLPQISASYLRIKDGNIPVSFIQKYLVRKLDLKSEDEVEIRCMGQSIAPSLPLNSLVDMWLQTTTSERIPAIIGSSAKDFVMVLAYARKVPGVPVS
- the LOC104091651 gene encoding E3 ubiquitin protein ligase DRIP2-like isoform X2, encoding MSNQAVKVRRDRIGACMTCPLCHKLFRDATTISECLHTFCRKCIYKKLSDEETEHCPICNIDLGCVPLEKLRPDHNLQDVRAKVFPYKRRKVNAPEIMPSVALPVRRKERSLSSLVVSTPRVSTQTGMTGRRSKSVARKTLRGSAFSIEKPVKKEEGSGEDQLDSSSSPETLNKFTQNIRLNSSSGEPSDHPTPDKEIANGNKQWEGKLDLWKPLNCLVEAANRSKSSRFTSQGSTAKSEGLHSHDREGHVRKTKVKEHGHKLKIKDDNNGDPGPQEFDKPKKSCRIRQKKASAFGEFNISPQTVLDATSAKCERRIYPIWFSLVAFEDQEGDAPLPQISASYLRINYTTTVAF